A single window of Sparus aurata chromosome 12, fSpaAur1.1, whole genome shotgun sequence DNA harbors:
- the LOC115592335 gene encoding drebrin-like protein isoform X2 — translation MAVNLSKNGTELMAAYKEVVDGKSDTNWVLFTYEGNSNDIRLAEKGDGGLEEMVEELSSGKVMYAFCRVQDPNSGLPKYVLINWTGEGVKDSRKGMCANHVSSMANFLKGAHVTVNARAEDDVEPDAILEKVSKASGASFHFHKQTPEYRDAPRGPVGSVYQKINAVEEIQQTNKDDFWSQAQRDEEVRRREESKRAEEERRAVERERREMDERQAKERERRAKERAQQIEEERIRQRQRDEEEREREQQRQENETNQSGISFRSSGSGYRKINAVEEIQQTNKDDFWSQAQRDEEVRRREESKRAEEERRAVERERREMDERQAKERERRAKERAQQIEEERIRQRQRDEEEREREQQRQNQQEHETKRTGIRSAASVQKANEAKSLISQRSFNPRDVFKQREQSIETNDRSSPAVSRPGKLQSRFLSQRSFEEQPQHPPAPAASITPLSPASPVLSRSPAAAVSPTPPETSGSPVQAADSAYTEEEEWSDEFDDDGDEATAEEPPAEEDLYEAQQAAGMEEGLYEDVYQDTFTAEDNYTGSSGQDIRARALYDYQAADDTEITFDPGDIITGIDMLDEGWWRGTGPDGHFGMFPANYVELL, via the exons GGTTCTGTTCACGTATGAAGGGAACAGTAATGATATCCGTCTGGCAGAGAAGGGAG atggcgggttggaggagatggtggaggaGCTCAGCAGTGGGAAGGTGATGTACGCCTTCTGTCGCGTCCAGGACCCGAACTCTGGTCTGCCCAAATACGTCCTCATCAACtgg ACAGGTGAAGGAGTGAAGGACTCTCGGAAAGGCATGTGCGCCAACCACGTGAGCTCCATGGCCAACTTCTTAAAG GGAGCCCATGTGACCGTGAACGCCCGGGCGGAGGACGACGTGGAACCAGACGCCATCTTGGAGAAAGTGTCCAAAGCGTCCGGAGCGAGCTTTCActtccacaaacaaacacccGAGTACAGAGACGCACCCAGAGGACCCGTG GGCTCTGTGTACCAGAAAATCAACGCTGTGGAGGAAATTCAACAAACCAACAAGGACGACTTCTGGAGCCAAGCTCAG AGAGACGAGGAGGTGCGTCGACGGGAGGAGAGCAAACGAGCCGAGGAGGAGAGACGAGcggtggagagggagaggagggagatggaCGAGAGGCAGGccaaggagagggagaggagagcgaAGGAGAGAGCTCAGCAGATAGAAGAGGAGAG gatccgacagaggcagagagacgaagaggagagagagagagagcagcagagacag GAAAATGAAACCAACCAGTCTGGAATCAGCTTCAGGTCATCG GGCTCCGGGTATCGGAAAATCAACGCTGTGGAGGAAATTCAACAAACCAACAAGGACGACTTCTGGAGCCAAGCTCAG AGAGACGAGGAGGTGCGTCGACGGGAGGAGAGCAAACGAGCCGAGGAGGAGAGACGAGcggtggagagggagaggagggagatggaCGAGAGGCAGGccaaggagagggagaggagagcgaAGGAGAGAGCTCAGCAGATAGAAGAGGAGAG gatccgacagaggcagagagacgaagaggagagagagagagagcagcagagacag AACCAGCAGGAACATGAAACCAAGAGGACGGGAATCAGGTCCGCTGCATCAGTGCAGAAAGCCAAC GAAGCCAAGTCACTGATTTCTCAGAGATCGTTTAATCCCAGAGACGTATTCAAGCAGCGGGAGCAGAGCATCGAGACCAACGACAGGTCGTCTCCAGCCGTCTCCAGACCAG GGAAGCTGCAGAGCCGCTTTCTGTCTCAGAGGTCCTTTGAGGAGCAGCCTCAGCATCCTCCAGCTCCAGCCGCCTCCATCACCCCCCTGTCTCCTGCCTCACCTGTGCTGTCTCgctcacctgctgcagctgtcTCCCCGACACCACCAGAGACATCAGGCTCACCTGTTCAAGCTGCAG ACTCTGCTtacacagaagaggaggagtggTCAGACGAGTTCGATGACGATGGAGACGAAGCTACAGCAg AGGAACCTCCAGCTGAGGAGGATCTGTATGAGGCTCAGCAGGCAGCAGGGATGGAGGAGGGCCTGTACGAGGACGTTTACCAGGACACCTTCACA GCTGAAGATAACTACACAGGGTCCAGTGGACAAGACATCCGGGCCAGAGCTCTGTACGACTACCAGGCtg CGGACGACACTGAGATCACCTTTGACCCTGGTGACATCATAACGGGGATCGACATGCTGGATGAGGGCTGGTGGCGAGGTACCGGACCGGACGGACACTTCGGGATGTTCCCCGCCAACTACGTCGAGCTGCTCTGA
- the LOC115592335 gene encoding drebrin-like protein A isoform X3: MAVNLSKNGTELMAAYKEVVDGKSDTNWVLFTYEGNSNDIRLAEKGDGGLEEMVEELSSGKVMYAFCRVQDPNSGLPKYVLINWTGEGVKDSRKGMCANHVSSMANFLKGAHVTVNARAEDDVEPDAILEKVSKASGASFHFHKQTPEYRDAPRGPVGSVYQKINAVEEIQQTNKDDFWSQAQRDEEVRRREESKRAEEERRAVERERREMDERQAKERERRAKERAQQIEEERIRQRQRDEEEREREQQRQNQQEHETKRTGIRSAASVQKANEAKSLISQRSFNPRDVFKQREQSIETNDRSSPAVSRPGKLQSRFLSQRSFEEQPQHPPAPAASITPLSPASPVLSRSPAAAVSPTPPETSGSPVQAADSAYTEEEEWSDEFDDDGDEATAEEPPAEEDLYEAQQAAGMEEGLYEDVYQDTFTAEDNYTGSSGQDIRARALYDYQAADDTEITFDPGDIITGIDMLDEGWWRGTGPDGHFGMFPANYVELL, from the exons GGTTCTGTTCACGTATGAAGGGAACAGTAATGATATCCGTCTGGCAGAGAAGGGAG atggcgggttggaggagatggtggaggaGCTCAGCAGTGGGAAGGTGATGTACGCCTTCTGTCGCGTCCAGGACCCGAACTCTGGTCTGCCCAAATACGTCCTCATCAACtgg ACAGGTGAAGGAGTGAAGGACTCTCGGAAAGGCATGTGCGCCAACCACGTGAGCTCCATGGCCAACTTCTTAAAG GGAGCCCATGTGACCGTGAACGCCCGGGCGGAGGACGACGTGGAACCAGACGCCATCTTGGAGAAAGTGTCCAAAGCGTCCGGAGCGAGCTTTCActtccacaaacaaacacccGAGTACAGAGACGCACCCAGAGGACCCGTG GGCTCTGTGTACCAGAAAATCAACGCTGTGGAGGAAATTCAACAAACCAACAAGGACGACTTCTGGAGCCAAGCTCAG AGAGACGAGGAGGTGCGTCGACGGGAGGAGAGCAAACGAGCCGAGGAGGAGAGACGAGcggtggagagggagaggagggagatggaCGAGAGGCAGGccaaggagagggagaggagagcgaAGGAGAGAGCTCAGCAGATAGAAGAGGAGAG gatccgacagaggcagagagacgaagaggagagagagagagagcagcagagacag AACCAGCAGGAACATGAAACCAAGAGGACGGGAATCAGGTCCGCTGCATCAGTGCAGAAAGCCAAC GAAGCCAAGTCACTGATTTCTCAGAGATCGTTTAATCCCAGAGACGTATTCAAGCAGCGGGAGCAGAGCATCGAGACCAACGACAGGTCGTCTCCAGCCGTCTCCAGACCAG GGAAGCTGCAGAGCCGCTTTCTGTCTCAGAGGTCCTTTGAGGAGCAGCCTCAGCATCCTCCAGCTCCAGCCGCCTCCATCACCCCCCTGTCTCCTGCCTCACCTGTGCTGTCTCgctcacctgctgcagctgtcTCCCCGACACCACCAGAGACATCAGGCTCACCTGTTCAAGCTGCAG ACTCTGCTtacacagaagaggaggagtggTCAGACGAGTTCGATGACGATGGAGACGAAGCTACAGCAg AGGAACCTCCAGCTGAGGAGGATCTGTATGAGGCTCAGCAGGCAGCAGGGATGGAGGAGGGCCTGTACGAGGACGTTTACCAGGACACCTTCACA GCTGAAGATAACTACACAGGGTCCAGTGGACAAGACATCCGGGCCAGAGCTCTGTACGACTACCAGGCtg CGGACGACACTGAGATCACCTTTGACCCTGGTGACATCATAACGGGGATCGACATGCTGGATGAGGGCTGGTGGCGAGGTACCGGACCGGACGGACACTTCGGGATGTTCCCCGCCAACTACGTCGAGCTGCTCTGA
- the LOC115592335 gene encoding drebrin-like protein A isoform X1 has product MAVNLSKNGTELMAAYKEVVDGKSDTNWVLFTYEGNSNDIRLAEKGDGGLEEMVEELSSGKVMYAFCRVQDPNSGLPKYVLINWTGEGVKDSRKGMCANHVSSMANFLKGAHVTVNARAEDDVEPDAILEKVSKASGASFHFHKQTPEYRDAPRGPVGSVYQKINAVEEIQQTNKDDFWSQAQRDEEVRRREESKRAEEERRAVERERREMDERQAKERERRAKERAQQIEEERIRQRQRDEEEREREQQRQQENETNQSGISFRSSGSGYRKINAVEEIQQTNKDDFWSQAQRDEEVRRREESKRAEEERRAVERERREMDERQAKERERRAKERAQQIEEERIRQRQRDEEEREREQQRQNQQEHETKRTGIRSAASVQKANEAKSLISQRSFNPRDVFKQREQSIETNDRSSPAVSRPGKLQSRFLSQRSFEEQPQHPPAPAASITPLSPASPVLSRSPAAAVSPTPPETSGSPVQAADSAYTEEEEWSDEFDDDGDEATAEEPPAEEDLYEAQQAAGMEEGLYEDVYQDTFTAEDNYTGSSGQDIRARALYDYQAADDTEITFDPGDIITGIDMLDEGWWRGTGPDGHFGMFPANYVELL; this is encoded by the exons GGTTCTGTTCACGTATGAAGGGAACAGTAATGATATCCGTCTGGCAGAGAAGGGAG atggcgggttggaggagatggtggaggaGCTCAGCAGTGGGAAGGTGATGTACGCCTTCTGTCGCGTCCAGGACCCGAACTCTGGTCTGCCCAAATACGTCCTCATCAACtgg ACAGGTGAAGGAGTGAAGGACTCTCGGAAAGGCATGTGCGCCAACCACGTGAGCTCCATGGCCAACTTCTTAAAG GGAGCCCATGTGACCGTGAACGCCCGGGCGGAGGACGACGTGGAACCAGACGCCATCTTGGAGAAAGTGTCCAAAGCGTCCGGAGCGAGCTTTCActtccacaaacaaacacccGAGTACAGAGACGCACCCAGAGGACCCGTG GGCTCTGTGTACCAGAAAATCAACGCTGTGGAGGAAATTCAACAAACCAACAAGGACGACTTCTGGAGCCAAGCTCAG AGAGACGAGGAGGTGCGTCGACGGGAGGAGAGCAAACGAGCCGAGGAGGAGAGACGAGcggtggagagggagaggagggagatggaCGAGAGGCAGGccaaggagagggagaggagagcgaAGGAGAGAGCTCAGCAGATAGAAGAGGAGAG gatccgacagaggcagagagacgaagaggagagagagagagagcagcagagacag CAGGAAAATGAAACCAACCAGTCTGGAATCAGCTTCAGGTCATCG GGCTCCGGGTATCGGAAAATCAACGCTGTGGAGGAAATTCAACAAACCAACAAGGACGACTTCTGGAGCCAAGCTCAG AGAGACGAGGAGGTGCGTCGACGGGAGGAGAGCAAACGAGCCGAGGAGGAGAGACGAGcggtggagagggagaggagggagatggaCGAGAGGCAGGccaaggagagggagaggagagcgaAGGAGAGAGCTCAGCAGATAGAAGAGGAGAG gatccgacagaggcagagagacgaagaggagagagagagagagcagcagagacag AACCAGCAGGAACATGAAACCAAGAGGACGGGAATCAGGTCCGCTGCATCAGTGCAGAAAGCCAAC GAAGCCAAGTCACTGATTTCTCAGAGATCGTTTAATCCCAGAGACGTATTCAAGCAGCGGGAGCAGAGCATCGAGACCAACGACAGGTCGTCTCCAGCCGTCTCCAGACCAG GGAAGCTGCAGAGCCGCTTTCTGTCTCAGAGGTCCTTTGAGGAGCAGCCTCAGCATCCTCCAGCTCCAGCCGCCTCCATCACCCCCCTGTCTCCTGCCTCACCTGTGCTGTCTCgctcacctgctgcagctgtcTCCCCGACACCACCAGAGACATCAGGCTCACCTGTTCAAGCTGCAG ACTCTGCTtacacagaagaggaggagtggTCAGACGAGTTCGATGACGATGGAGACGAAGCTACAGCAg AGGAACCTCCAGCTGAGGAGGATCTGTATGAGGCTCAGCAGGCAGCAGGGATGGAGGAGGGCCTGTACGAGGACGTTTACCAGGACACCTTCACA GCTGAAGATAACTACACAGGGTCCAGTGGACAAGACATCCGGGCCAGAGCTCTGTACGACTACCAGGCtg CGGACGACACTGAGATCACCTTTGACCCTGGTGACATCATAACGGGGATCGACATGCTGGATGAGGGCTGGTGGCGAGGTACCGGACCGGACGGACACTTCGGGATGTTCCCCGCCAACTACGTCGAGCTGCTCTGA